A region of the Cytobacillus luteolus genome:
GTAGGGATTCTTCATGTTAAAGACATTCTTCAATTTATGGAAAGTGGAGATGGTCAGACATTTAGTCTCAAGGAAATGATGAGAACTCCATATTTTGTTCTTGGATCTAGAAAAACAGATGATTTATTTTTAGATTTACAGAAGGGCAAAGTTCATATGGCAGTTGTTATTGATGAATATGGTGGGACTGATGGGATTGTCACGATAGAAGACCTAATTGAAGAAATCGTAGGAAATATCTTCGATGAGTACGATGAGCAAGAGGAAGAGAACGAAATTAATAAGCTTGATGATAATACGTTCTTAATGGATGGTACTGTTAGCTTATATGATGTTAGAGACACGCTTAAGATTGAATTGCCTGTATCTGATTATGATACGTTGAGCGGATTTGTCATTGGTCAGCTTGGAAATATTCCAGTTGTGGAAGATAAATCATTTATTGAATACAACGGAATTATATTCAATGTAGAGCAAGTAGATGAAAAGCGTATTACAAAAATTAAAGTTGAGATGAACCACATGGTGGAAGCATCTTGAAAAAAGTAAGAGTGTTAGGGATGATTCCTAGCACTCTTTTTGCTTAAAAAGATCATGACAAACTTTGTGAAAATAGCTATAAGTGGATAGATCACGAAAGAGTAAATGTGTTTCCATGTAATTGTTTGGTAAGCCCCTGTCCATTGAAAAAAAGGTTCGGCTACATAGGAGACAAATGCAGCCAAAAGTATGGCAACTACAATAAATCGCTTGGTATGTGTAACCCATTGGTAGATGAACATATACGGTATGATGACTAAGGCAATATCGTATGGATAAAACTGTGGAAATAAATAAGGTGATAAACGAATTGGATAAGTCCACAACATCATTTTTGTTCCAATTGAGTCTAAAATGGTTGCAATTGTTCCCAGAAATAGTCCATACGTTATTACTTCAAAGATCTTTGTTTTATCTAGTAAAATCCACCAGATAATGGGGGTGATGATGGTTAATAAAAGCAACATCCACCAAGTAGGCGTTAGAAAGTTGTATTCATACCAATACTCTCGTAATAGTTTATAATAAGTAGATTCTGCTTCAAGAACCTTCTGAAATTCAATGGTTGTCGTATGTAAGACGAGTAGAAAAGTTGAACTCATTGTGGTCACACTCCTACCTATAGCATGATTCATAAGTAGGATATTCATTCAAAAAAAATATTAGTGAGTTAAGCTATCAAGATGTTCAACATGCTGACGATCTTTATCCAAGATTACTTCTATTAAAGCCTTACTTTCTGGATCAAGATCACCTTTTACAATTTCCTCTGACATGTGGATACCATACAGATCTTCACCCTCTTTAGCCATTTTAATCATATCCTCGGTTGTGTTAGGGATGGAAAATCGACTCATATAATTTTGAACTGAACCCATAATGCCCTCACTATCTACTGGGACACCACCAAGGTTTTGAATACGCTCTGCAACCTGAGAAGCATGTTCTTTATGCTCTTGTTGTATTTTTTGAAATTCTTTTTTTACAGAGGGATCCTTCAAATGCTTAATAAAGTGTTCATATTGGTGTATCCCCATATACTGTCCTTTTAAAAAGGCATTCAATTCTTTTATCACGACTTCTTGGTTCATTTGACCACACCCTTTCTATGAATAGTTTTTCAAGTTTAATTAGAAGTATTCTGAATCTGAATAGGATTTTTTGCGAAGAAATAGTTATATCTATAGATAGACATATGTAAAATGAATCTATAAAATGGGGTACTATATCAGCAGATAAAAATAGAGGTGGAGAAATATTGATACGTTTTGGAATCATAGGGACCAATTGGATTACCGACCGATTAATTGATGCAGGAACAAAACTAGATGATTTTCAGGTTGCAGCCGTTTATTCAAGGTCAAAGGAAAATGCAAAAGATTTTGCGGCTAGGTATGGGATTAGAGAAACATTTACAAATCTTGATGAAATGGCTAAAAGTAATAAAATTGATGCAGTTTATATTGCAAGTCCTAATTCCTTACATGCTACTCAAGCTATCACATTTATGAATCATAGGAAGCATGTCCTGTGCGAAAAGCCATTAGCATCAAACACCGCTGAAGTTGATTCGATGATTGAAGCGGCAAATGCAAATCAAGTTTTATTAATGGAAGCAATGAAAACCACGCTTTTACCTAACTTCAAAAGCATTCAACAGAATTTATATAAGCTTGGTAAAATACGTAGATATGTCGGGAATTTTAGCAAGTATTCATCAAGATATGATGCATATAAAGAAGGTACGATTCTAAATGCTTTTAAACCTGAGTTTTCAAATGGCTCTTTAATGGATCTTGGTGTGTACTGTATCTATCCAATGGTTTTGTTATTTGGTCACCCAAACAGTATAAAAGCTTCAAGCTACCTACTTGAAACACAAGTAGATGGAGAGGGAAGTTTGTTAATAGAGTATGATGAAATGGATGCAGTCATTATGCATTCCAAGATTTCTAATTCGTACTCACCTTCAGAGATAATAGGCGAAGATGGTAGCATGATGATCAACAACATTTCTGAACCGACAGAGGTAGAGATCCGCTATAAAGATGGATCTACTGAAAAGATCTCAGTGGAAGATGAAATGCCATCCATGTATTATGAATTGAGGGAATTTATTGACCTAATCAAACTAGGTAAACTTGAATCTGAAGTTAACTCACATCAACATTCTAGAACGACTGCGGAAATCATTGAGGTCGCTAGAAAGCAAACAGGGATAGTGTATCCGGCTGATAAGTAGTTTAATTATCACAAAAGACCTTCAAATTAGAAGGTCTTGTTTTTTTCAATCACACGAATCCCATTATCTCCACCAACGATTACAACGTCTGTCATATTTATGAATAGACCTGTTTCAACTACGCCAAGTAATAGTTTTAGCTGGTTATGTAACTCTGCAGGATTCGGGATACTTTTAAATTGACAATCAACGATATAGTTACCGTTATTTGTAATGAAGATCTCATTTTCATTCATTCTTAATTTAGGAACACAGCCTAGTTTAGCAATTCGTTCAGCTGTAACCTCCCATCCAAAAGGGACGATTTCAACGGGAAGAGAAAACCTTCCTAGTTCATTGACCATTTTTGATTGGTCGACTACAATGATTAATTTGCGAGCATAATCATCAACGAGTTTTTCACGTAAAAGTGATCCACCGCCACCTTTTGATAGGTTAAGGTTAGTATCTACTTCATCGGCACCATCAATAGCAATGTCTAAATAGTCTACATCCTTAAAGTCAATCAATGGAATGCCGAATTCATTCGCCCAGCCTTCCGTTCGCTTGGATGATGGTATCCCGCTCACTTTGATTCCTTGTTGAATCATTTCACCTAATTTTCTTAATGTCCAGTAAACAGTAGAGCCTGAGCCTAAACCGACTGTCATTCCATCTTTTATGTATTCAGCCGCTTTTTCACCAACAAGTCTTTTTTGATCTTGATTTTCTTCAAAGTTTTTTTTCATCTAATCCACCTCTTTGATGTACCTATCTCTTTTTAGTATATACCAATTATGAATGAAAGATGGATGTTTAACCATACTAACGAGGTAGATAATGAAGAGGAGGAATTTTCATGACAAAAAAGGACCAAACACCATCGAATCAAGTTGACCAAAAAGCGTTATTAAATGAAAAGGTAGAAAAGGCTAGAGAGAATAACTTTGAAGGAGACCATATCCGTCAAACAAGCCCAGGTGGAGTGCCAAGGCAATAAGTATTGACATAATGGAAATAAAGAACATATACTTTATTTACTACTAGTTGAAGGGAATGGAAAAAAGGACCGATGAAGTTATAATCTTATTTTCTTACTCATTTTTCAATTGAAGAAAAATTTGTAGCTTAGAGAATAGGATTAGTCTGTCTAATTTTTTACCATTTCAATAAAACAGAGATACATGAGTAGGTGGGTTGAAGCGTTGTTATGGTTTCAACTGGACTTCATGCTATCTACTTTTTTGATATGAATAAAAATGCCATGACAGCCTCTCTAGGTTACTTCCCTAGAGAGGCTTTTTAATGTACCTCTTTAGGAGACTTTAACTAGAGGTGTTATTTATGACTGTTATGAAAATTAGAGATATAAAGAAAAGCTTTGGAGATAAAGTGATTTTAGAAAAAGTGAATGCAGATATAAAAAAAGGAGACCGCATTGGTTTGGTAGGGAATAATGGAGCAGGGAAAACGACGTTAGCAAATATTCTTTATGGAAGTATCCAACCGGATTCGGGAACGGTAAACAGTAGTAAACAAGGCATAAAGATGGGTTTTTTGCTGCAATCGACTGAATATACAGTTACTGATTTTAAAGAGGTGACTACTAGTCATGAAAATGAGCTCCTCAAGAATTCGAGTGAACTAGGATTGAAAAAGGTTCAGGAATGGGATGGAGAGCGACTTAAGCATTTAAGTGGTGGAGAGAAGCTCAAACTATCGCTTGCACGGATATGGGCAGCAAAACCAGATGTGCTTATTTTAGATGAGCCGACAAATCATCTCGATTATCAGGGGGTGGAGTGGTTAGTTGGAGAAATAAAACAATTCTCAGGGACCGTTATTATTATTTCACATGATCGATATTTTATGGATCAGACGGTTAATCAAGTAGTGGAATTAGAAAACGGTATATCGACGGTATATAAGGGTAACTACTCTGAGTACCGTGAAGAAAAGGAGAGACGCAATCTAGAACAAATGCACCATTATGAGGTTCAACAAAAACGAAAAGAAAAGGTCGAACAGCAAATCGAAAATCTTCAAAATTGGTCTGATAAGGCACATAAGCAATCGACAAAACAAGATGGTTACAAAGAGTATTACCGAATGAAGGCAAAAAAGATGGATGTCCAAGTGAAGTCGAAAAGGAAGAGGCTTGAAAAAGAGCTTGAGAAGAATAAAGTAGAAAAGCCAGTAGAAGACTGTAAGGTGAATTTTCAGTTTGGATCAAGTGGAAAGCGTGGAAATAGTATCCTTGAAGCGAAAGGGATTTCGAAGTCCTTTGAAGGCCGAGTGCTGTTTGAAGATAGCCATTTTTATATTAAGCATGGTGAACGAATTGGAATTTTTGGAGAAAATGGTTGTGGGAAAACAACACTTATTAAAACTGTTCTTGGGCAGATTGCTTTGTCGAAGGGAGAACTTTGGAAAAGTGATTCATTGAAAATTGGTTATCTAAGTCAGGATGTAGATGAATTAGATACTGAAAAGACTGCTTTAGAAATTTTGGGCATTACTGAAAGAGATGAGATTAGTAGGGTTAGAACCATTTTTGCAAACATTGGACTAAAAGAAGACAAGATCACGAAACCTATCTCGACCCTAAGCTTAGGAGAGCGGACAAGGGTAAAGCTTGTAGGAATGCTCCTAAAGAATCTGGACTTACTGATTTTGGATGAGCCGACCAATCACTTGGACCTGGTTAGTCGTGAGAGTCTAGAGAAAACACTAGAAGAATTTGCAGGAACAATCTTGGTGATTTCCCATGATGTGTATTTTATGAATAAGTTATGTGATAAATTGTTAGTCTTTGAAAATAAGAAAATTCTAAGAGTGGAAAAGTCGCTTACTGAATATTTAAGTCGATCAGAAGAGCCAGTTAGCAACAGCAAAGAAGAACTACTCGTTTTGCAAAACAAGATCACAGCACTATTAGGCGAAATTTCATTATTAACGAGAGAAGACCCGAAGTACAATGAGATTGACCAGAAGTTGTCAGAACTATTGAAGCGTAAAAGAGAAATAAGCTGATTAAATGTGTCAAGCGGGGCCTGACCCCCGGCGCTTTAAAGCTTTAGCGTGCCGGGGGTCTGGCCCCGCTTATTATTCACGAACATTGTCGAAATCATTTTTTAGCGAGGTTTGTGTTCGTTCGAGTTCAGCGATTCTACTTTTAATTGCTTGTCTAACTTCGTAAGGGTAATCGTTTGTAAATTCAGTTTGCAAAACGTCAAGATGTTTTTGCAAGGTTTGGAATAGGTTCTTTTTGCTATTATTTACATCAAGGAATGGAATGATTTCACATGCTTCAGGCTGCTGATTGTTTTCCATAGCGAATGCTCCTTTAATTCATTTACTCCTAGTTTTAACTGGGAAATGATTAATTAATCCTAACTAATAAAAATTTCCATCTTCTAGTGAGAAATGATTTATAATGAAATGGAAAATAATTGATAATGAATAGGTGAAGTGTATGGTGAGAGTGTTACTAATTGAAGATGAGGTTTCTATACGTAGGTTTGTAGCGATTAATTTAGAAAGAAATCAATTTGAGGTGGTTGAAGCTTCAAGTGGAGCTGATGCAAGATTAGCTTTGGCGGGCAAGCAAGTAGACTTTGTAATATTGGATCTAATGTTACCTGATATTGACGGATTCGAATTGTGTGAGGAAATCCGAAAGTCGTATCCAAGTATTCCAATCATTATATTATCTGCGAGAGGTGAAGACCTGGATCGCGTAATGGGTTTAGAATTAGGTGCAGATGATTATATGGTTAAACCTTTTAATCCATTAGAGCTTGTTGCTAGAATACGATCTGTTTTAAGAAGAACAAAGGTGAATGTAGTCGAGGTACATGATCATAAAATCATTTCAGGACCTTTCCAGCTTGATTCCTTATCTAAGCAAATTGTGAAGTCTGGACAACTGTTAAAGCTAACATTACGTGAGTTTCAAATTATGGAATATTTTATTGAACATAAGAATATTTCCATCAGTCGCCATGACCTACTAGATGCTATTTGGGGTAAAGATTATTTCGGGGATAGTAAAACAGTAGATGTACATATTCGTAGATTACGAGAAAAGATAGAGGATGATCCTTCTAATCCTATCTATATTGAAACAGTCTGGGGTCATGGCTACCGTTTTTTTGAGGTCGGTGTATGAAAAAAGGAATAAAACGGAGACTTGTTTTAAGTTATTTTTTGATGATTTTATTAACTGTTATCTTATTTGAAGTCATCCTATTGTTCTCAATCCGTTACTATTACTACAATACTATTGAAGATCATCTTACGAATCATGCAACGATCTTTTCTTCTTTTTATAAAGAGTATCTTGAGGATAATTCACTCGAGGAACATGCAGAATTCATTATCGACGAGTATACGACTTATGCACCAACTCAAATTCAAATTATTAACATGGACGGTCGATTACTAGCTGATACAATGTTAAGTTCGCAAACTCAGATGAAACCATTTATAGATGTTCAAACAGCGTTAGAAGGTAAAATAACTCAGTTTACTGGAATTCTTGGAGATATGAGCAATGAGGAAGTGATGGCGGTTGCTTATCCTTTGATGGCAAACAATGAACAGGTTGGGGTGGTTAGGTTTATATCTTCACTTGAGCCAGTTAAACAAGTATTCCATACAGTTATTCTATATTTGGTACTCATTGGTATGTTTGTTCTACTAGTCATTACTCTACTAAGCTACTTTTTAGCTAACACGGTTACAAAACCTGTGAAAAAAATAACAGAAGCTGCACATGAAATGGCGAGTGGAAATATGAGTGTTCGGGCAGAAAAGGTATATGACGATGAACTAGGAAAACTTGCAGATACCATGAATTTTATGGCGAGTGAGCTTGAACAGCTAGAGCAAGTAAAGAGAGAATTCATTGCTTCTATTTCACATGAACTAAGGACTCCTTTAACATCGATAAAAGGATGGGGGATTACTCTTCATTCCATGTCTGGAGATGAACATATGAGAGAAGGCCTTGAAATTATGATTAGTGAAAGTGAACGACTAAATGGGCTTGTTAATGATTTACTGGACTTTTCTAGTCTGTCTTCAGGGAAAGTTCAGTTTAATTTTGAAGAAGTTCATGTAGGGGACTTAATGAAGCAGGTATACCAACAGATGCTGCCCCGTAGTAAAAGGCAATTTATAACATTCTCTTTTCATGCAGAAAATCCTGAGGTGCTTTTAAAAGTTGATAAAAACAGGATAAAGCAAGTGCTAATTAATGTACTTGATAATTCATTTAAGTTTACATCACAACAAGGGGAGATTAAGTTTTACTCCTACCAAAGTGGAGGGAATTATGTAATTGAGGTTAAAGACACTGGTCTGGGAATTGAAGCAGAGGACCTCGTAAAAATTACAAATAAGTTTTATAAAGGTAAATCAAAAGCAGGGGGCAGTGGCTTAGGACTAGCCATTTGCCAAGAAATTGTGACACAACACAATGGAAGTTTGACGATTATGAGTGAGAAGGGAAAAGGAACCACTGTAAAAGTTCAACTTCCCCTGTAACCTTTCTGTAACCATTTTTAACTTTTTCATAACGATTAATGCTCCAAATAGCTTTATTGTAAGGTTATAAAGAATTTGGAGTTGGAGGAACAAAATATGAAGTGTAGAAATATTCTAATTAGCCTTTTAATGATAAGTGTTCTATTAGTTAGCGGTTGCAGTGTATTACCTGAACCAGGAAGTTTGATTCAACCACCTAAGTCACCTAATGCCTCTTTTAACAAGCAAGGTGAAGATAAGAATACGATTATACAATCATTCCTACCACCAGGAGCAAGTCTTATTACTCCATCCCAACCTACAGGGGGAACAGCAATTCAAACCATTGATATTAACTTTGACGGTATTGATGAAATGGTTGTTTCGTATAAACATAAAGGAACTCCTGGAGAGGTCGGGGTTATGCTTTTAATGCAGAAGGATAAGGATTGGGAGATACAGTGGAGAACAGAAGGCTTAGGTTATGATATTAGCCATGCAAGTTTTGCGGACTTGACAGGAGACTTAATGCCAGAGTTATTAATTGGATGGACGATTGGGGCATCGGCTGGGAATAATCTAGATATCTATCAATGGAAGGATAAAACGTTAGAAAAAATTGCTGGAACAGCCTATCATAAGCTTGATGTTTTTACGAAAGATCATGACAAACAAGCACGTTTAGCAGTATGGCAAAAGGATACAGGAGAAGCATATTCTGTTGATGTGTTGAAGTATGATAATGGCAAACTAATAGCTGATCCTGCCTCATATCCACAGTATTTTCCATGGGTAGTAGATTATTATAAAGACCGATTGATTGAAATGCCAGATGCACCGTTTTATTGGTATTATCACGCCGATGCACACTTAAAGTCGCTGCAATATGAGGAGGCACTTGATTCAATTGAAAAAGGAATGGCGCTTCCAAATGGCTACCCTGCCAAAGGAGAATTTGAAGAATTGAAAAAGCAGGTTGTAGAGGCAATGGGTAACGACGGGAATTATTATAAAGGGATGACTCATACGGACTCTTACTTTGATTATACCTTGAAGTTTCCTGCTTCTTGGGAAGGTAAGGTTATCGTTGAGGAACTACTTGAACGTGTTTTTGGAGATACACCAGCTATGATTATTCGCCACTCGAAGGGTGAGGATCATGTAGGAGGAGCACTTTTTACTGTACATGTGTTCCAAGAGGATTATTGGAAGTCAGAGCTTGAAGGGAATACAACACATCAACTATTAATGATTGAAAATGGATTGGCGTTTACAGGATTAAAAAATTCAGCAAACCCTTATCCTTTTGGTACTGACGAGCATAAAGAATTTATTGAGATGAGTAAGGAAATAGACCGTGTGTTTACTAGCTTTACTCTTCCAAAAGGTCAGATTATAAAGCATGAAGACAAGTTAGTCATTCAGTCAATTATTGAGGCACGGTCCCGTTTTCAATATGTTATGAATGGTGGAGAGCAAGAAGGAGAGCTAAAAACGTTTATGAAAGATGGAGTGGAGTATCGATATGTAAGTAAAGATATCGGTACGAAAGAGGAGCTCATTGCTTTTTTAGAAAAGACTTTTACTCCTAAGGTTGCAAAAGACTTTTGGAATCAGTCAGGGTATATTGTGCATAATGGAAAAGTCGCTCAGCCTAATGCGGATGGTGGTTCGTTATTGAACTGGGAAAAAGCAAGGATGAAACTTAGTAGAGAAACAGAAAATGTAAAGGAGTACGAATGTGTCGTTCCGCTTGGAGGAATGCCGCAACATGAGGTAATTACAGTCGTGTTTAAAAAGACAGATACCGGTTGGAAAATCGACCGTTCTCCTTTTGGAATGTAAGTTTTTAAGGCCAATGCGTGACCTGCGTGTTGGTCTTTTTCGTGTAAAGTGATTAGAGGGATAGGCAAGTTGAATGGAGAATACTATGTAATAGTAAGTTATGAGAGGGAGCGGTGTTAATGTGATACTTCCCTATGAATCTAAAGTTTAAAATAGGGAGTTTTTTAAAATGGCTTTATGGAAAGATAGAAGATTTATGTTTTTATGGGTTGGACAATTGGCTTCGATCTTTGGGAGTCGTTTTAGTGAATTTGCAATTCCATTAATTGTGTTGGGGTTGACAGGATCTCCTTGGCAAGCAGGACTGGTGGCTGTATGTTCTCAGGTGGCTCCACTGTTATTATCGATTCCGGCAGGGGCATGGGTCGAGGGTAGGTCCAAAAGACAAGTGGCCATTATGTCTGAAGGAGTTCGTGTTATTGTGATGGCAGGTCTTGTGCTTGCAGTGATCTTTGAAGTGGTGACAGTATGGGTTTTAGCTGGTACCCTGCTTGTGATGGGAGCAGCTGGTGTGTTTTTTCGAATTGCGTTTCAGTCAATGGTGCCTGGGATTGTTGGACGTGCAAGACTCGTGCAGGCTCATAACTATTTTGAAGGAGCGGATGCCATTAGTACGTTGACCGGACCGGCACTGGCTGGAGTTGTGTTTACTGTGCTCGGTATGGCGATGACATTGGCTGTTGATATGATGAGTTTTTTAATTTCTCTTGTTGGTTTATTGTTGATTCGGTTTGACGAGAGTAAAGGGATTAAGGAAGAGGGAAAAAGTAAGTCAACGTTAAAAGGAGTAAAGGATGGATTACGATACTTGATTGGAAGTAAAGTCCAACGTTTTGTGACAGCAAATCAATTGTTATTGAATTTTACAACGACTGCAGTTGTGTTAACTGTCATTGTGTTTGCTAAGCAAACCCTAGTGTTGAATCCTGTGGAAATAGGATTATTACTTTCAGCAGCGGGTGTAGGAAATGTTGTTGGCGTGTTTTTGTTAAGTCGAGTGAGTCATTTACCATGGGGCTATTTATTTGGAGGCATTATGTTCGTTTCTGGGGTAGGAGTTGGCTTAATGGTGTTTTCTGAAACATTTGTTGCAGCAGCTATTGGGATGTTCTTATTTGATGGGGCTCTTTCAATGGGATTCGTCGTGAATGGGTCGGCACGTCAAGCGATTACACCAGACCACTTTTTAGCTCGTGTGGGGAGTGGTGGTATTTTGCTAAGTGGTTTGGCAGCGATTTTGGGGAGTTTATTTGCTGGTGGAATATCGGAGTTTGTGAGTCCTCAGGTAGCATTGGCAGGTTGTAGTATCTTATTGGTTGTTGGTGCAGTTGTTTCTGTTCGGTTGAAAGAAGTTAGTGTGCCACTGGATCAGGTTGAGCCAGTTGAGTTATAGAGAAATAAGAGGAGCACGCAGAGTAATGTCTGTGTGCTCCTTTTTTAGTATTTAAAATGCCCAGCTTCCGTTACGGAATAAAGGTTCAACTGTACCATCAGCTGTAATGCCGTCGATATCCATTTCAGCAGAGCCAACCATGAAGTCAACGTGTGTGATACTTGAGTTTGCACCGTTTTTAGCAAGGTCTTCTTTTGACATTGTTTTTCCGCCTTCAATACAGAAAGCATAAGCATTTCCGATTGCAAAGTGGTTTGATGCATTCTCATCAAATAATGTGTTGAAGAAAATGATATTTGTGTTTGAAATTGGTGAATTGTGTGGTACTAGAGCTACTTCACCTAAGTAGTGAGAGCCTTCGTCCGTTTCTACTAAACGTTTTAATGTGTCTTCACCAGCTTCAGCTTTCACATCAATGATACGACCATTTTCAAAAGTAAGTGTGAAGTTTTCAATTAAGTTACCACCATAGCTTAAAGGCTTAGAGCTTGTAACAACACCGTTTACACCGTCTTTTTGAGGTGTTGTGAACACTTCTTCAGTTGGCATATTTGCTACGAATGGTACGCCTTGCTCGTTTTGGCCGCCGCCACCGATCCAGATGTGTTTTTCTGGTAAGTCTACTTTTAGATCCGTACCAGGAGCTTTGTAGTGAAGCGTTTTGTATTTTTTATTGTTTAAGTAATCTACTTTACTATGTAATGTTGCGTTATGCTCTCTCCATGCTTGAACTGGGTCTTCTAGGTCAGAGCGAGTAGCTTGGAAAATAGCATCCCAAAGTTTGTTTGTTTGTTCTTCTTCAGTAAGGTCAGGGAATACTTTAGCAGCCCATTCTTTTGAAGGAACCGCAATAACACACCAGCTAATTTTATCTGCTTGTGCGTAGCTACGGTATTTTTCCATTGCTTGCCCTGCCGCTTTTTGTGCTGCTGCAATGCGGTTAGGATCTACACCTTTTAGTAAGTCTGGGTTTGAAGCTACGATTGATAAGAATGCTGCACCACCTTCAGCCATCTCTTCAAAGCCTTTTGCTTTCCATACTGGGTATTCGTTGA
Encoded here:
- the rpiA gene encoding ribose-5-phosphate isomerase RpiA, which produces MKKNFEENQDQKRLVGEKAAEYIKDGMTVGLGSGSTVYWTLRKLGEMIQQGIKVSGIPSSKRTEGWANEFGIPLIDFKDVDYLDIAIDGADEVDTNLNLSKGGGGSLLREKLVDDYARKLIIVVDQSKMVNELGRFSLPVEIVPFGWEVTAERIAKLGCVPKLRMNENEIFITNNGNYIVDCQFKSIPNPAELHNQLKLLLGVVETGLFINMTDVVIVGGDNGIRVIEKNKTF
- a CDS encoding DL-endopeptidase inhibitor IseA family protein, whose amino-acid sequence is MKCRNILISLLMISVLLVSGCSVLPEPGSLIQPPKSPNASFNKQGEDKNTIIQSFLPPGASLITPSQPTGGTAIQTIDINFDGIDEMVVSYKHKGTPGEVGVMLLMQKDKDWEIQWRTEGLGYDISHASFADLTGDLMPELLIGWTIGASAGNNLDIYQWKDKTLEKIAGTAYHKLDVFTKDHDKQARLAVWQKDTGEAYSVDVLKYDNGKLIADPASYPQYFPWVVDYYKDRLIEMPDAPFYWYYHADAHLKSLQYEEALDSIEKGMALPNGYPAKGEFEELKKQVVEAMGNDGNYYKGMTHTDSYFDYTLKFPASWEGKVIVEELLERVFGDTPAMIIRHSKGEDHVGGALFTVHVFQEDYWKSELEGNTTHQLLMIENGLAFTGLKNSANPYPFGTDEHKEFIEMSKEIDRVFTSFTLPKGQIIKHEDKLVIQSIIEARSRFQYVMNGGEQEGELKTFMKDGVEYRYVSKDIGTKEELIAFLEKTFTPKVAKDFWNQSGYIVHNGKVAQPNADGGSLLNWEKARMKLSRETENVKEYECVVPLGGMPQHEVITVVFKKTDTGWKIDRSPFGM
- a CDS encoding CBO0543 family protein, encoding MSSTFLLVLHTTTIEFQKVLEAESTYYKLLREYWYEYNFLTPTWWMLLLLTIITPIIWWILLDKTKIFEVITYGLFLGTIATILDSIGTKMMLWTYPIRLSPYLFPQFYPYDIALVIIPYMFIYQWVTHTKRFIVVAILLAAFVSYVAEPFFQWTGAYQTITWKHIYSFVIYPLIAIFTKFVMIFLSKKSARNHP
- a CDS encoding Gfo/Idh/MocA family protein, coding for MIRFGIIGTNWITDRLIDAGTKLDDFQVAAVYSRSKENAKDFAARYGIRETFTNLDEMAKSNKIDAVYIASPNSLHATQAITFMNHRKHVLCEKPLASNTAEVDSMIEAANANQVLLMEAMKTTLLPNFKSIQQNLYKLGKIRRYVGNFSKYSSRYDAYKEGTILNAFKPEFSNGSLMDLGVYCIYPMVLLFGHPNSIKASSYLLETQVDGEGSLLIEYDEMDAVIMHSKISNSYSPSEIIGEDGSMMINNISEPTEVEIRYKDGSTEKISVEDEMPSMYYELREFIDLIKLGKLESEVNSHQHSRTTAEIIEVARKQTGIVYPADK
- a CDS encoding response regulator transcription factor, translating into MVRVLLIEDEVSIRRFVAINLERNQFEVVEASSGADARLALAGKQVDFVILDLMLPDIDGFELCEEIRKSYPSIPIIILSARGEDLDRVMGLELGADDYMVKPFNPLELVARIRSVLRRTKVNVVEVHDHKIISGPFQLDSLSKQIVKSGQLLKLTLREFQIMEYFIEHKNISISRHDLLDAIWGKDYFGDSKTVDVHIRRLREKIEDDPSNPIYIETVWGHGYRFFEVGV
- the abc-f gene encoding ribosomal protection-like ABC-F family protein, with translation MTVMKIRDIKKSFGDKVILEKVNADIKKGDRIGLVGNNGAGKTTLANILYGSIQPDSGTVNSSKQGIKMGFLLQSTEYTVTDFKEVTTSHENELLKNSSELGLKKVQEWDGERLKHLSGGEKLKLSLARIWAAKPDVLILDEPTNHLDYQGVEWLVGEIKQFSGTVIIISHDRYFMDQTVNQVVELENGISTVYKGNYSEYREEKERRNLEQMHHYEVQQKRKEKVEQQIENLQNWSDKAHKQSTKQDGYKEYYRMKAKKMDVQVKSKRKRLEKELEKNKVEKPVEDCKVNFQFGSSGKRGNSILEAKGISKSFEGRVLFEDSHFYIKHGERIGIFGENGCGKTTLIKTVLGQIALSKGELWKSDSLKIGYLSQDVDELDTEKTALEILGITERDEISRVRTIFANIGLKEDKITKPISTLSLGERTRVKLVGMLLKNLDLLILDEPTNHLDLVSRESLEKTLEEFAGTILVISHDVYFMNKLCDKLLVFENKKILRVEKSLTEYLSRSEEPVSNSKEELLVLQNKITALLGEISLLTREDPKYNEIDQKLSELLKRKREIS
- a CDS encoding sensor histidine kinase, which gives rise to MKKGIKRRLVLSYFLMILLTVILFEVILLFSIRYYYYNTIEDHLTNHATIFSSFYKEYLEDNSLEEHAEFIIDEYTTYAPTQIQIINMDGRLLADTMLSSQTQMKPFIDVQTALEGKITQFTGILGDMSNEEVMAVAYPLMANNEQVGVVRFISSLEPVKQVFHTVILYLVLIGMFVLLVITLLSYFLANTVTKPVKKITEAAHEMASGNMSVRAEKVYDDELGKLADTMNFMASELEQLEQVKREFIASISHELRTPLTSIKGWGITLHSMSGDEHMREGLEIMISESERLNGLVNDLLDFSSLSSGKVQFNFEEVHVGDLMKQVYQQMLPRSKRQFITFSFHAENPEVLLKVDKNRIKQVLINVLDNSFKFTSQQGEIKFYSYQSGGNYVIEVKDTGLGIEAEDLVKITNKFYKGKSKAGGSGLGLAICQEIVTQHNGSLTIMSEKGKGTTVKVQLPL
- a CDS encoding ferritin-like domain-containing protein; protein product: MNQEVVIKELNAFLKGQYMGIHQYEHFIKHLKDPSVKKEFQKIQQEHKEHASQVAERIQNLGGVPVDSEGIMGSVQNYMSRFSIPNTTEDMIKMAKEGEDLYGIHMSEEIVKGDLDPESKALIEVILDKDRQHVEHLDSLTH